The Deltaproteobacteria bacterium genomic interval TCGGCTTCCCATTTTGCGAGGGTATTTGTAAATCCCTCCTCCGACTCTTTCAATTCTTCGGGAGAGACCAACTCGGTTGCGTCGTCCGGATTTGTTTGATTTTCATCGGCCATATTCTTCTCTTGCGAAACGGGCGTTGTCGGTGAAAACGCCGTCGACCTTTAATGCCTCACATCGTTTCAATTCTTCAGCCGTATTGGCTACCCATGCGTGAACTTTAAATCCCCTCTTATGCCACTTTTGCACCAACTCTGGTGTGAGCCATGTCATAAGAGGATGAATGGCCCGAACCCCGAGGAATTTATCAAAAATCGCCAAAGGAACAAGTTTAAAAGCACTTTTGCTGATAATCAAACTCCGCTCCAGACGTGGAAAAAATTTTTTCAGTGTGCGTAAATGTCTCCAGTAAAAGGAAGTGAGGAGAATCCGGTGGGAGGGGAGAATCTCTTGCGCCAGTCCCGCAACAATATAAGGAGAGGATTCCATGAGGTTCGGTTGTGATTTGATATCGAAAATGGCCAACACAGAAGAGGGTTTGATTTGTTCCAGCACCGCCGTCAGCGTTGGTATTCCCAAAGGTTCCAGCTCGTGCCAATTCTTGTCGTGCACAAATCCTTCGATCTTAAAAAGAACGCGGAGATCATCATAGTGAGTGACGACAGGAACTTTGTCTTTGGTGAGGAGGCAGTCAAACTCAATTCCATCTACGCCGATTTCGATCGCCTTCTGAATTGCCTCGAGAGAATTTTCAGCGGCTTCCCCCGAAGCTCCGCGATGAGCAAAAATTTTCATATATTCCCCAGTTCATACTGGCATAAGGTGATCGTTACAAGGGCCGCGGTTTCGCATTTCAAAATCTGTTGGCCGAGACTTGCCCTTTTTGCGCCGGCTTTTTCCGCTTGCATCACTTCTGCTTTAGTAAATCCCCCCTCCGGCCCCACTACCAACAGCAGTTGGGAGGAATCGATCCCCTTGAAAATCGAATGAAATGTGTGGGCCTCTTCTTCCTCTTCCCAAAAAAGAAGCGTGTCCGAAAAATCTTTCAGATTTTGGAGCAGGGACTGCCAAGTCCGCAACGCATGAACTTTGGGAATGACGACACCGCCCGATTGCTTGGCGGCTTCCCGGGCAATTTTTTGAAAACGTTCGAGTTTTTTGGGCGTTGCGGATTCATGATAGTGGGGAATGGTTCTCTCCGAAATAAACGGGAGAAATTCCACAACGCCTAACTCTACGCCTTTTTGCAAAACGAGTTCGAAGTGATCGTGTTTTAATAAGGAGATAGCAAGCGTCGGCGGTTTTGCTTTTTGAACAAACGCGTGTTGTTCCAGAATTTTTAACGAAGCCTCTTTAAAACCGATGTCGGTGATTTTTGCCTTGTATTGGTTTTTGCCGTCGCTCAAAAAAAGAGTGTCTCCCACTTTGTGGCGCAGAACTTTGACGAGATGCTTGGCTTCATCCCCATGGAGCGTGACAGTGCCGTCGGTGACGGCATCAGGGGTGATTAAAAATTGGGCCATATTTTTTAGAAATCAAAAATCAAATATCAAAAACTAAAAACACATATCAAAAAAATTAAAATAAAAAATTTTTGCTTTTTGCTTTTTAATTTTCCTTATCATATGTTAAGCGCTGTCACAATATGCGTTATGCAATTGGAGCGGATGTTGGTGGAACGAATATCCGGGTTGGTCTGATCGACGAATCGGGTCGTTTGCTCGCCAAAAAAAGTGAACCCGTGGGAGTTCATCGGGATCCGCTTCCATTTTTCAATCGTTTGACAAATTTAATTGAGAACGTCGCAGGCACGCATTTGAATTCTTTGTCCGGCATCGGATTGGGACTTCCGGGCATCTGCAACAAAAAAGAGGGGATGATCCATCAGCTTCCCCATTTTCCTTCTTGGCGTGATGTGCCCGTTTCAAAAATTCTTTCGGAGAAATTTTCATGCCCGATTTTTTTCGACAATGATGCCAACATGGCTACGTTGGGAGAGCTTTGGCGGGGGACGGCGAAGAATCTCGACTCCTTTATTATGCTGACATTGGGAACGGGGATTGGAGGCGGGCTCGTTTTGAATCGAAAGCTTTGGCAAGGCGCGCAAGGTTTTGCGGGCGAAGTGGGACATATGGTGATTGAAGTGGGTGGGCGTGCGTGTGCGTGTGGGAACAAAGGTTGTTGGGAGGTCTATGCCTCTTCGGGAGCTGTCCCTAAAGAAACAACGGCTGAAAAATTGTCGGATCAGGCACTTGCGGGCGATTTTGAAGCGAAAAAATTCTGGGAAACGTTTGGAAAATATCTTGGAGTGGGTATTGCCAATCTGGCCAGCATCACCGGAATAGAAAATTATGTTTTGGCCGGTGGCATTGCCAAAGCTTTTCCCCATTTTATGGAGGCGTGCAAAAAAGCAGTGCGTCAAAACACCTACAATCATCTCGCCCAACGAGTCGTCATCCTGCAATCCACGTTGGACGGAGATGGAAACCTGCTCGGTGCCGCCCATGCTGTTTTTACCTCATCTATTTCAACCGGTGCAAAAGTTGAATAGTCTCTTCATGGGGTGGTCTGTCTCCGAAGCGCTCCAGAAAATGTTTGTAGCGAATGGGGGAGTTGAGATCCCAGTTAAGCACGGGGATTTGCGTATCGATGATTTCATAAGCGTGACCCTCCGCCTCCCATTCTTTTTTTATTTCTTCTTCCGAGATATGCGGTCCCTCAGCCAAGCCAACCCGGTCCGGACCAATCCACCACCTAATGACTTGTCTGTCGGTCCATCTTTTTTCCAGAGGAGGAACCTTTGGAGAAATTTTTTCAGGCTCTGCAATATAAGCCAAAGGAATGTCCGAATAAAACTGCCAGACATGTTGACTGCTATTTAGATAAACATACTCACCCGGCTTCCATTTTTCTGCCACCATTTTGGGGATGATCTGGATGGGATCCGCATATTCTTTCAAATAATAATTTTTCATTGCGGGCCATTCCGGTTTGATTAGCGTAAAACTTTGGAAGAGGCCGGTTCCCCATAAAATCACAAACGAGAGGACTCCAGCGATTTTGTTTTTCTTGTAAATTTGTAGAAGAGTGACGGCCATCAAAAAACAGAGAAGAGGAAAGAGCTGAAAGCCGTATCGCAGAACGTCGAAATTAAGAATGGGAACACCAAACCATCCGACCAAAACGATACAGGTGATCAGAAGAAGCGTTTTCTTCTGAACAAGAAACCATTGGGAAGTCCTCCACCAATAAATCCAGACAAAAACCAGAATAAGAGGAACAATCTGCCGGTTGAAATAAAAGAGATGGGTTCCAAACTTTTTGAAATATTGAACCACCGTTGGAAAGTGCGTCATCATGTTGGTGCGTGTTTCAAAAGAACCGATGAGGAAAAAGGGGAGACAGAAAAGGGCCACGGTAACGATTGTTGTGAGGAGCGCGCGGATTTTGATTTCTTTTCCTTCAGCAAAGAAAAGGGTGTAAAGGGCAAGTCCTCCCAAACTTAAGAAACAGATGAAATAATTGGCGTGAAAAAGCAGAATCAGACCAACAGCATAAAGCAGAGTTCCTTTTTTCTTTTCTTCCCAATTCAGAAAGCCAAGGAGCAGAAGGCCGATCCCAAAAAAATTGATCGGATAGGTTTTGGATTGGCGAATATAAAGTAAAACCCACGGATTAAAAGCAAACAGAAAGAGGGAAAGCCACGTCACTGCGGCATTTCGTGTCCATCGCCAAAAAAGAAAACCGAGAGGAACGATCGAGAGAAAACCCAGAAGAGCAAAGGGAAAACGGGCGGCCCAAGCATTGACGCCGAACAATTTAAAACTGGCCGCACGCAAGTACAAAAAAGGTGCCGTGTCGAAAAACCAAAGATAGTGGGAGGTCGATTCCGCCCCGTTCCATTGAGTGATAAATTTTCCATCTACGAGCGCAAGCGGGAGTCCATTTTGCAAAACGGATTTTGATAACAGCGAAAGATCGGCCTCATCGTGCCAAAGACTGAAACGATCAAGCCGCCAGAAAATTAGAAAACCAAAAACAAGCGCAAGAAAGAGGGTAGGCCAAAGCCATTTTTTAAAATTGGGTTGCATTTTACGAGTGGTTTCCTTTATCACAGCCCAGTGAGTTCCAAAAAGAGAATTTTCCTCTATCTTCTTGCCATTATTTTTGTCGGTTGTGCACTGCGCATTCCTTCTTTGCTCGTTAATTTTGTTAATATTGATGAGAATGAAGTTGTCCTTGCCGCCAAAATTCTCACGCAGGGTGGACTTCCGTACCGTGATTACATGATCTACCAACCGCCTCTGCTTTATTATTTTTATGCTCTGGTCATGGTTCTTATTCCGACGCCGGAGCTCAGCGATTCCATTTGGTGGGTGCATGTGGCGACTTTTTTTGTGGTAGCAGGCACCTGCATCGCCATTTATTTTACGGCGAAGTCCGTTTTCGACGATCAAAGGAAGGGGCTTTTTGCGGCTCTGTTTTTTGCCATTTTTTCAACCACCTATCTTCCGCAAGACATGCTGGCGGCCAATATTGAGCTCATTATGATTCTGCCCATGACTCTTTGCGTCTGTTTTTTCGTCAGGGAAAAATATTTTTTGGCCGGGCTTTTTATGGGGCTGGTACTTTTGTCCAAATATCAGGGTGCCGTTTTGCTTCCGGCGCTTGGTCTTTATCTTTTAATTAAGAAACGCGGATCCGCTGTGTTTCCCATGACCGTCCTATTAATTGCGACGGCGCTTGTTTGTGCCTCGTGGGCTTATTATTTATATGCCAAAGGGGCGTGGTCTTATGCCGTTCAGTGTTTTCAATATATCCTCCATTATGCCAAGGGACCCCAGCAAAACGACTGGCTCTACATTACTCTCAAACTTTTACTGCGCACCACCTTGATAGGGATTGCCGGATTTGGGCTTTGGGCTTTTGCTCTGAAGGGCTTTCGCAAATCCTTCCATTGTCCGGAATTTTTGTTTGTCTTGTGGATCGTTTTTGGTTTTTTGGCGATCATCGCGGGCGGTAGGATGTATTTTCATTACTATCTGATTATCTATCCGCCATTAGCCATTTTGGCGGGTGCGCAGGCGGTGGATTTTTTTGAGCGTCTGAAGCATCTTCCATTCGAAAAAACGGTGTGGCGGGTCACCATTTTTATTCTGATGTTCTCCCTGCCTGTTACGGGATTCACGGCCTACGCCACTTACAAACCTTTTCGTATCAAGTCTCCCAAGGATTATTGGATTTATGTCGTGGATTACATTCGCGACCGGAGTGCGCCCACAGACTCCGTTTTGGTGTGGGGTTACTGTCCGCAAATTTATGTTGCATCGAATCGCAACATGGCAACCCGTTTTACCACCTCGGATTATTTGACCGGAAGAACTCCGAAAACGGCGGGTTTGGAATATGATCCCAAAACACTTAACCCTCCCTCCGTTTGGAAAAAATTATTGGGTGATTTTAAAACTCCGTCCCAAGTTATCGACTACGATACCTCCGACAATATTTTCCCGGTGGCTTGGGAATTATTTTCACAAGATTTATCTAATAATAAACCGGAGTTGATTATTGATACGTCTCCCTCCAATTACAGAATGTATGGGCGGTATCCGATGTCCAAATTTCCCGTGCTGGACGAATATGTTCATAAAAATTATGTCTTCGAGGCGAGTATTCGCGGAATGGATATTTACAGGAAAAAGTCGTCCGTTGTCAGAAATCAGTCGTCAGAAAAAAAACAAAGATGATGACCGCCATTGTCATACCGACTTATAACGAAAAAGAGAATCTCCCGATTCTGGCGCAGAGAATTTTTGCGCTCAATCTTCCCGATGTGTATTTGATTGTGGTGGATGACAACTCTCCCGATGGAACGGGGGATGTGGCAGAGGGGCTGGTCAAAGAATACGGCAAGATTCATGTGCTTCACAGACAAGTCCGTGGTCGCGCAACGGCGGGGCTGGATGGTTTTCGTCTGGCTCTGAAAATGGGTGCCGATTTTATTGTGGAGATGGATGCGGATCTTTCGCACGATCCCAATGATATCCCAAGATTTCTGGAGGCGATTCGTTCGACGGATGTGGTCGTCGGTTCCCGTTACTCTGGCGGCGTTATCGAAAATCGAAGTTGGTTTCGCAATCGTTTGAGTGATGTCATCAATTTTTTCAACCGGTGGTTTTTGGGTTTGAAAATCAGGGATATTTCCGGCGGATATAAATGTTATCGCAGAGAAGTTTTGGCTTCCCTGAATTTTGACCGGTTTGTTTCGACCGGTTATTCAATCGGCGCGGAACTTTTATACCGGATTTCGAAAAACAAATTCAAAATGGTGGAAATTCCGATTCATTTTCACAACCGCATCCATGGATATTCCAAATGTGATTTGCGACAGATGGTGAACTACGGATTCAAGTTGGTACAAATCCGGTTTTTCATGTGAATGTTTTTATGGTCCATAGTCCATGGTCTTTTTTATGATTCTCCTTCTCGATAACTACGATTCGTTTACCTATAATCTTTATCAGGCCGTTTCCCATTTTGGTCAGGAGGTGAAGATTGTCCGCAACGATCAGATCACTTGTGAAGAAGCGCTGAAGTTGCAACCAACTCATATCATTTTATCTCCGGGCCCAAAAACACCGAATGAAGCGGGCATTTGCGTGGAGCTCATTCAAAAAGTGTCGGGAAGTATTCCTCTGTTGGGAGTTTGTCTGGGACATCAAGCCATTGCGATGGCGTTTGGCGGCACGATTATCCCGTCCAGAAAAATTGTTCATGGAAAAACATCCAAGATTTTTCACAAGCACGAAGGTCTTTTTCGTAACATGGACAGCCCGTTTGAAGCGACGCGCTATCATTCTCTGGCGGTGGCAAGAGAAACATTGCCGGAGTTTCTTAAAATTACCGCCACCACCGAAGACGATGAAATCATGGGTCTGGAACATGTAAAATGGCCCCTCTTCGGCATTCAGTTCCACCCCGAATCCATCCTGACACCCGCCGGAAAACAACTCCTAGAAAATTTTTTCCAGTTCTAACGCATTCCGCCTTGATCTCTTTTTTCTTTTAGTTAAAGGAACCGCCCGTGGAATTCTTTCAGACCATTCGGGAAAAGATGTTTCAGCAGACTTTGGCATCATTGCCAAAAGGGTTTCCCCAATATACGGCCGAGCAAGAGGCTTTCCGTTCTTCCTTTCAAAAATTGCTGACAGACGACAATTTGAAGATGGTTCTCTTTCCAAAAGCTCCTCTGTGCGATGCTGATAAAGCGGTTGTAAAAGAATTTGCGAGAAAAATTAAACAGGATTCTGCTTCGGAAGAGGAGTTTCAGAATAAAGGTATTATGACGGTATATGAACCCATTGTGCCGGCAGAAGATCTCTATCTTCTTGCGAGTCTCTATTTGTAGGGGCTTGCGTCGCCCCCTCCACCGGCAAAGCCGGCGGAGCCTCCCCCTCACGTTCGCTTTGCTCACTCGGTAGATTCCCACGGGCAAGCCCGCAGAGTACCATGCGCTTGCGCATGGGTGAATGCTTCCTTTTCTCGCGCAAAGCGCGTTTTCAAAAGTGCCACGGGCTTGCCCGTGGGAATCTATCTGTTGCCGGCCTCAGTAAGTGATTCAATGGCCACTGCAGGTCATCCGGAAGAATATAAAGAAACAAGACCCCATATTGAAGACTCCAGATTATGCCGACTGCCTTCAGAAAAACTCGCAACCTTTGCGTACTATTCCGCGATGAGTGCATTTGGATTTGGCTCTAGCATGGTGATGGGTGTGACAAGAGAGGAGAGCGGTTTTCAATTTCATTTAGAACCCTCCTGTGTGACAGCTCAAAATGAAGAATTAAAAACAGAAAATGTAGTCCGGTTTGATGGGATGCAAGTTTATTTGCCTGTTACTATCGAACAAGACGGAGTCAAAAAAGAAAGAACTCTTGCACTATCTGGAAGTGTCGGTCTTTGGGCGGGAGCTTCTTCGTGGGCCATGAAACATTTTGTTTCCGCAAAAATCAAAAGAACCGGTTACGCGTGCGGCCCCGCCACAGAAATTTTGGCTGTTATTAAAAGATAAATGAATTAATAATTGTTATTTCATGCCGCTTACAACTGTTATTGGATTAATTGCCACAAGCGTCGGATCTCTTTTTATTTCATCGAGAACGGAGATGAATTCAGCTAGGTCTTCTTTGGAAAAGTATTCAGGCATGGCTTTATGATTAGTTTCCGCAATACTTTTAAAAAAACTGTAAAAAGTTTCCGACTCCATCTCAATGGAAGAGTACCATTGTTTGATATCGAGCTTTATATTTTTAAATCCGTTTTTTAGGAGGATGTGCGGCAATATCCTGCCAATGTTTCTATCGGCACCTTGTTCTCCACATCTTTTGGCATACGCACGAAACAGTTTATACCAACCCTTTCTTTCAGGGAAAGTATGCACTCCAAAATCCATTAAATCTGTAATTATCATACGGGAACCTTTGCTTAACAAACCATAACTCCACGAGATTACATCCTCTCTATTTGGCATTAGATAAAGCGAAAGCCTTGCTGTTATCAAATCAAAATCCGCGTTGACTCGATCCGTTGGACACCTGTCCTTGACAAGTCTAACATTGGGTAATTGATTTTCTTTTATTAATTCTTCCGCCACTCTGATTAGCGGTTCACTGACCTCAATACCGGTAAACATTTTTTCTGGATAACGTTTAGCAAGTCTCAAAAGGAAATACGCATTGCCCGTCCCGATATCCAAAATATTTCTGGCATTTTTAAGGCCATGTTCTTCAAGACATAGGACTTCTTTGGGCCATGCCACATCCACCTGTGCTCTCAGTTGGTTGTCCATTTCAGATGTTAAATGTATAGCGTCCAAGTCTTCAAAATAGTTTCGCATAGAGAACTTAATTACATCTTGCTCCACCCATTGACAATTTTATTTTTGTTGAGTAGGGAGTCGCCATGTCAGAGTCCCCCATACAAGCTTATACATTTGATGATGTGTTGTTGCTCCCGGGCGAGAGCCAGATTTTGCCGTCAGAGGCGGATCTTTCCACTTATTTCACTCCCAAAATTCGATTAGCAATTCCAATAATTAGCGCCGCCATGGACACGGTTACGGAAGCCCAAACCGCCATTGCAATGGCGCAAGCGGGCGGTCTTGGTGTGATCCATCGCAACTGGTCTCCCGAAGAACAATCTCAAGAGGTGAGTCGCGTGAAAAAGTCGGAAGGGGGGATGGTGATTCATCCTGTCACCGTGGAACCCGACCAACCTTTGGCAGAAGTGCTCCGTCTGAAAAAAGAATCGGGCATTTCCGGTTTTTGTGTGGTGAAGGAAGGAAAACTCGTGGGACTTTTGAGTCACCGCGATTTTCAGTTCGAAGAAGATCTGACCCGTCCCGTGAAAAAATGCATGACTCCCGCTGAGAAATTGATCACCGCCAAAGAAGGCATCCAGATGGATGAAGCGCAACGCCTTCTTCATGAACACCGCATTGAAAAATTGCCGATTGTTGATGACCATTTTAATTTGAAGGGATTGATTACCATTAAAGATTTGGAAAAATCGCGCAGGTATCCCCATGCCACCAAAGACGCGTTGGGAAGATTGCGCGTTGCCGCGGGTATTGGCACAGGTCCCAAAGAAATTGAGCGCGCGGGTCATTTGCTCGACGCCGGTGTTGATTGTGTCGTGATTGATACCGCTCACGGTCATACCAAGCTGGTTATGGAAACCGTGAAAGCCTTTCTGAAAAATTATCCGAGCGCGGAAATTGTTGCGGGTAATGTGGCCACGGAAGAGGGCGCGCTGTCTCTCATCAAAGCCGGTGTGCATGCCGTGAAGGTGGGTATGGGACCGGGTTCCATTTGTACCACGCGCATTGTCGCGGGCGTTGGGGTGCCGCAATTAAGTGCGGTGCAGTGGGCCAACGTCGCTTCCGCGTCTGCCGGCATTCCCGTCATTGCCGACGGTGGTATCAAATTTTCCGGAGATATTGTGAAGGCGTTGGCGGCCGGTGCTTCCACCGTGATGATTGGCTCTCTGTTTGCCGGAACGGATGAATCTCCGGGCGATATGGTGCTTTATCAGGGAAGAACCTACAAAGTTTATCGCGGCATGGGATCTCTTTCTGCCATGCAGA includes:
- a CDS encoding glycerophosphodiester phosphodiesterase, whose protein sequence is MKIFAHRGASGEAAENSLEAIQKAIEIGVDGIEFDCLLTKDKVPVVTHYDDLRVLFKIEGFVHDKNWHELEPLGIPTLTAVLEQIKPSSVLAIFDIKSQPNLMESSPYIVAGLAQEILPSHRILLTSFYWRHLRTLKKFFPRLERSLIISKSAFKLVPLAIFDKFLGVRAIHPLMTWLTPELVQKWHKRGFKVHAWVANTAEELKRCEALKVDGVFTDNARFAREEYGR
- a CDS encoding 16S rRNA (uracil(1498)-N(3))-methyltransferase; this translates as MAQFLITPDAVTDGTVTLHGDEAKHLVKVLRHKVGDTLFLSDGKNQYKAKITDIGFKEASLKILEQHAFVQKAKPPTLAISLLKHDHFELVLQKGVELGVVEFLPFISERTIPHYHESATPKKLERFQKIAREAAKQSGGVVIPKVHALRTWQSLLQNLKDFSDTLLFWEEEEEAHTFHSIFKGIDSSQLLLVVGPEGGFTKAEVMQAEKAGAKRASLGQQILKCETAALVTITLCQYELGNI
- a CDS encoding ROK family protein, whose translation is MRYAIGADVGGTNIRVGLIDESGRLLAKKSEPVGVHRDPLPFFNRLTNLIENVAGTHLNSLSGIGLGLPGICNKKEGMIHQLPHFPSWRDVPVSKILSEKFSCPIFFDNDANMATLGELWRGTAKNLDSFIMLTLGTGIGGGLVLNRKLWQGAQGFAGEVGHMVIEVGGRACACGNKGCWEVYASSGAVPKETTAEKLSDQALAGDFEAKKFWETFGKYLGVGIANLASITGIENYVLAGGIAKAFPHFMEACKKAVRQNTYNHLAQRVVILQSTLDGDGNLLGAAHAVFTSSISTGAKVE
- a CDS encoding glycosyltransferase family 39 protein, translated to MSSKKRIFLYLLAIIFVGCALRIPSLLVNFVNIDENEVVLAAKILTQGGLPYRDYMIYQPPLLYYFYALVMVLIPTPELSDSIWWVHVATFFVVAGTCIAIYFTAKSVFDDQRKGLFAALFFAIFSTTYLPQDMLAANIELIMILPMTLCVCFFVREKYFLAGLFMGLVLLSKYQGAVLLPALGLYLLIKKRGSAVFPMTVLLIATALVCASWAYYLYAKGAWSYAVQCFQYILHYAKGPQQNDWLYITLKLLLRTTLIGIAGFGLWAFALKGFRKSFHCPEFLFVLWIVFGFLAIIAGGRMYFHYYLIIYPPLAILAGAQAVDFFERLKHLPFEKTVWRVTIFILMFSLPVTGFTAYATYKPFRIKSPKDYWIYVVDYIRDRSAPTDSVLVWGYCPQIYVASNRNMATRFTTSDYLTGRTPKTAGLEYDPKTLNPPSVWKKLLGDFKTPSQVIDYDTSDNIFPVAWELFSQDLSNNKPELIIDTSPSNYRMYGRYPMSKFPVLDEYVHKNYVFEASIRGMDIYRKKSSVVRNQSSEKKQR
- a CDS encoding polyprenol monophosphomannose synthase yields the protein MMTAIVIPTYNEKENLPILAQRIFALNLPDVYLIVVDDNSPDGTGDVAEGLVKEYGKIHVLHRQVRGRATAGLDGFRLALKMGADFIVEMDADLSHDPNDIPRFLEAIRSTDVVVGSRYSGGVIENRSWFRNRLSDVINFFNRWFLGLKIRDISGGYKCYRREVLASLNFDRFVSTGYSIGAELLYRISKNKFKMVEIPIHFHNRIHGYSKCDLRQMVNYGFKLVQIRFFM
- a CDS encoding aminodeoxychorismate/anthranilate synthase component II, which encodes MILLLDNYDSFTYNLYQAVSHFGQEVKIVRNDQITCEEALKLQPTHIILSPGPKTPNEAGICVELIQKVSGSIPLLGVCLGHQAIAMAFGGTIIPSRKIVHGKTSKIFHKHEGLFRNMDSPFEATRYHSLAVARETLPEFLKITATTEDDEIMGLEHVKWPLFGIQFHPESILTPAGKQLLENFFQF
- a CDS encoding methyltransferase domain-containing protein, coding for MRNYFEDLDAIHLTSEMDNQLRAQVDVAWPKEVLCLEEHGLKNARNILDIGTGNAYFLLRLAKRYPEKMFTGIEVSEPLIRVAEELIKENQLPNVRLVKDRCPTDRVNADFDLITARLSLYLMPNREDVISWSYGLLSKGSRMIITDLMDFGVHTFPERKGWYKLFRAYAKRCGEQGADRNIGRILPHILLKNGFKNIKLDIKQWYSSIEMESETFYSFFKSIAETNHKAMPEYFSKEDLAEFISVLDEIKRDPTLVAINPITVVSGMK
- the guaB gene encoding IMP dehydrogenase, producing MSESPIQAYTFDDVLLLPGESQILPSEADLSTYFTPKIRLAIPIISAAMDTVTEAQTAIAMAQAGGLGVIHRNWSPEEQSQEVSRVKKSEGGMVIHPVTVEPDQPLAEVLRLKKESGISGFCVVKEGKLVGLLSHRDFQFEEDLTRPVKKCMTPAEKLITAKEGIQMDEAQRLLHEHRIEKLPIVDDHFNLKGLITIKDLEKSRRYPHATKDALGRLRVAAGIGTGPKEIERAGHLLDAGVDCVVIDTAHGHTKLVMETVKAFLKNYPSAEIVAGNVATEEGALSLIKAGVHAVKVGMGPGSICTTRIVAGVGVPQLSAVQWANVASASAGIPVIADGGIKFSGDIVKALAAGASTVMIGSLFAGTDESPGDMVLYQGRTYKVYRGMGSLSAMQTGGRDRYFQQNVALQKLVPEGIEGRVPTRGRLTEVVHQLVGGIRAGMGYVGAPSIPELKKKGRFVRISPAGLKESHVHDVIITQEAPNYRLE